The Panulirus ornatus isolate Po-2019 chromosome 32, ASM3632096v1, whole genome shotgun sequence genome includes a window with the following:
- the LOC139759182 gene encoding uncharacterized protein yields the protein MGRWGRRGRKPEPREKPRTNRSGSYSDDYRITPELQAADAHTHAHKMVSDAHVVCGDACCSQDERCCTDDGSCCSQDERCCSKLEPLPRRYNRVRSPSAEGSRRGSFRGMEVIVVDEGRVDLRREAPCTSCESCDTCRWPADPVTKIELKNHLFTSPMHADTTPHEYKEREMSPHRSHNSPHRRYIKSEGVGQRPVAALEVSGRQGVGEDGRLRAPATKGNTGRNPSNPSGVRRAASGRRTTSTASNSDQSRQSRRDAHRTQQHTHAGMPALEVVGTRPPSLYVTLPEPQEPADHAHDHAWPGRRYGASPERKDSPAAGSPSGGRVGSGGSAGKKDPSSKLSMTLSKRDLLNQMVNQTKQHRQQIRSLENELERLRSGDVLSKCEVSMSDVEWRPGNVVGEGSFSTVYRGTYCGTEVAVKELKFKLSQDDKNYFRSEAALLQQLHHPRVVLLMGVCTVAARPFMLLEYLSGGTLYNLIHATTRERLDHAAYFVVAKDVAQGMNYLHRHEPQVLHLDLKSMNVLLDSYCRAKIADFGFSILRRSRTGSPAQRGSIRGTPAWMAPELLTKGDVSSKCDVYSYAIILWEMLTASHPFKGLDIYQIMETIEAGNRPPLPSSGVSQELKELITSCWAQNPSLRPSFEEILGALESAAVPASWRGVLHKANIAPSLLSDVAAARTIIGVVEQSVELVRRSLQLQRAKNRNQEFVEMKREHQLQQYDAMETVGVTVATPARQQHSRDPAARFLSGRLPRSPREQTTPTQRITSPRRPSTSKQTQEVTHTQEHMAGSREHHRQRESMPRDDSRRRSPDKRSRPSRSNSNRLAATRDTRDGSMDQRRVRKGHSKEKGERHLDNRPESKDHRRGNRRSSGNSRDRDYRGRDIRLKKDRSKESELRVSQKQRRDTDADRARDQWNWDDERGYSRGRQPPRQVFERRNANKKDRYVRDRRSTSLESHKDNVHRRSSSRDHQSSSNERRFSSTDRHSELRREIRRGKFYNREKGSSREQRRHGDRRSDNHERLTDSRDSLGESPDESWTSLERSSSTGSNNILDDPDDPRLLKRDHRRYSSSPRRRSRERRYSPSVIHPEHHHYLPDQHNPDYRCSPERWRSSRSPQRRSRMRTPDSRRTESGSRLGPLVTSEQLMSQKQRLRPVRPAALSDLSHIPENSLNDISIILKTAITKRRDAFDEGLSGRDSFRSEDVDWSDWH from the exons ATGGGGCGTTGGGGTCGCCGAGGTCGTAAGCCTGAACCCCGGGAGAAGCCGCGGACGAACCGTAGCGGGTCGTACAGCGACGACTACCGCATCACTCCTGAACTGCAGGCCGCGgacgcccacacccacgcccacaagATGGTCTCCGACGCCCATGTTGTGTGTGGCGACGCATGCTGTTCCCAGGACGAGCGATGCTGTACGGACGACGGGTCTTGCTGCTCCCAGGATGAGCGGTGCTGCAGCAAGCTGGAGCCGCTACCCCGTCGGTATAACCGAGTTCGAAGTCCTTCAGCTGAAGGGTCGCGCCGCGGGTCCTTCAGGGGCATGGAGGTTATTGTAGTGGACGAAGGGCGTGTGGACTTGCGTCGCGAGGCCCCCTGCACCTCGTGCGAGTCTTGCGACACCTGTCGCTGGCCTGCTGATCCCGTCACCAAGATCGAACTGAAAAATCACCTATTTACGTCGCCCATGCACGCAGACACGACGCCCCACGAGTACAAAGAGCGCGAAATGTCGCCCCATCGGAGCCACAACAGCCCTCACAGGCGCTATATCAAGTCGGAGGGCGTCGGCCAGCGGCCTGTTGCAGCTCTAGAGGTCAGTGGACGTCAGGGTGTAGGTGAGGATGGGAGGCTGAGGGCCCCAGCAACTAAGGGAAACACAGGGCGTAACCCTAGCAACCCTAGCGGTGTGCGGAGGGCGGCCAGCGGCAGGAGAACCACGTCGACCGCATCGAACTCAGACCAGAGTCGGCAGAGTCGCAGGGACGCACACAGGACCCAGCAGCATACACACGCAG GTATGCCAGCGCTGGAAGTGGTGGGCACCCGACCTCCCTCCCTATACGTGACCTTACCAGAGCCACAGGAGCCTGCTGACCACGCCCATGACCACGCCTGGCCAGGAAGAAGGTAC GGGGCATCGCCGGAGAGGAAAGACTCACCTGCAGCAGGGTctccgtcaggagggagggtagggtcaGGTGGGTCGGCAGGGAAGAAGGACCCTTCCAGCAAGCTCTCCATGACCCTCAGCAAGCGTGACCTCCTCAACCAGATGGTCAACCAGACCAAGCAGCACCGCCAGCAGATCAG GAGCCTGGAGAACGAACTGGAGCGGCTGCGATCAGGCGATGTGCTCAGTAAGTGCGAGGTTAGCATGTCGGACGTGGAGTGGAGGCCTGGCAACGTAGTGGGCGAGGGATCCTTTTCCACCGTGTACCGTGGCACCTACTGTGGTACAGAGGTCGCCGTCAAGGAACTCAAGTTCAAACTCTCGCAG GACGACAAGAACTACTTCCGGTCGGAGGCAGCActcctgcagcagctgcaccacccaCGGGTCGTCCTTCTGATGGGGGTGTGCACGGTGGCTGCACGACCCTTCATGCTCCTCGAGTACCTCTCTGGTGGAACCCTCTACAACCTGATCCACGCCACCAC GCGGGAGAGACTGGACCATGCTGCCTACTTCGTGGTGGCCAAGGACGTGGCTCAGGGCATGAACTACCTCCACCGACATGAACCTCAG GTGCTCCACCTTGACCTCAAGTCCATGAATGTTCTGTTGGATTCCTACTGCAGAGCTAAGATTGCTGATTTTGGTTTCTCCATCCTAAGGCGTTCAAGAACTGGCTCGCCTGCACAGCGGGGCTCCATCCg GGGCACACCTGCTTGGATGGCGCCTGAGCTATTGACAAAGGGTGACGTGTCTTCCAAGTGTGACGTGTATAGCTACGCCATCATCTTGTGGGAGATGCTCACGGCCAGCCACCCGTTTAAGGGACTCGACATATATCAG ATTATGGAGACCATAGAGGCTGGGAATCGTCCACCACTTCCCTCTAGTGGTGTGTCTCAAGAACTAAAGGAGTTGATAACATCCTGCTGGGCTCAGAATCCCTCCCTACGACCAAGCTTTGAGGAGATCCTTGGTGCCCTGGAGTCTGCAGCTGTGCCTGCATCATGGCGAGGAGTCCTTCACAAAGCCAACATTGCCCCCTCACTCTTGTCAGATGTAGCAGCTGCCAG GACAATCATTGGAGTGGTGGAGCAGAGCGTTGAGCTAGTGCGGCGCTCACTGCAGCTTCAGCGAGCTAAGAATAGAAATCAAGAATTtgttgagatgaagagagagCATCAACTTCAGCAGTATGATGCTATGGAAACAGTAGGGGTCACAGTGGCTACTCCTGCCAGACAGCAGCACTCCAGGGATCCTGCAGCTCGCTTTTTAT CTGGCAGATTACCCAGGTCCCCACGTGAACAGACAACACCTACCCAACGCATTACATCCCCACGTCGACCCTCTACCAGCAAGCAAACACAGGAGGTCACACACACCCAAGAGCATATGGCAGGAAGTCGTGAGCATCATCGCCAGAGGGAGTCCATGCCAAGAGATGACAGCCGCCGTCGCTCACCTGACAAGAGATCCAGACCCTCTCGTAGTAATTCCAACAGGCTGGCAGCTACAAGGGACACCAGGGACGGTAGTATGGATCAGCGCAGAGTAAGGAAGGGACACAGCAAAGAGAAAGGTGAACGACATCTTGATAACCGCCCTGAGAGCAAAGACCATCGAAGAGGCAACAGACGTAGTTCAGGGAACAGTAGAGACAGGGACTATAGGGGAAGGGATATAAGACTTAAAAAAGATCGGAGCAAGGAAAGTGAACTGAGGGTAAGTcagaaacagaggagagatactGATGCTGACAGAGCTCGAGACCAGTGGAATTGGGATGATGAACGGGGCTATAGCCGAGGACGACAACCACCTAGGCAGGTTTTTGAACGAAGAAATGCAAATAAGAAAGATAGATATGTCCGTGACAGAAGGTCCACCAGTTTGGAGAGTCACAAAGACAATGTGCATCGCCGGTCCAGCAGCAGAGATCACCAGTCTAGCAGTAATGAACGACGCTTTAGCAGCACTGATCGACATTCTGAACTTCGAAGAGAGATTCGCCGGGGAAAGTTCTACAACAGAGAAAAGGGGTCTTCTAGGGAGCAGAGACGACATGGAGACCGACGCAGTGATAATCATGAACGGTTAACTGACAGTAGGGATAGTCTAGGCGAAAGTCCTGATGAGTCTTGGACCAGCCTTGAGCGAAGTAGTTCAAcaggttccaacaatattttagaTGACCCTGATGATCCCCGCTTACTAAAGAGGGATCACAGGAGATATTCCTCAAGTCCAAGACGGCGTTCACGAGAACGACGGTATTCTCCTTCAGTTATACACCCTGAACACCATCACTACTTGCCAGATCAACATAACCCTGATTATCGCTGTAGTCCCGAGAGATGGCGTTCTTCACGTAGTCCACAACGACGGTCTAGGATGCGAACTCCTGACTCTCGACGAACGGAATCTGGGTCACGTTTGGGACCTTTGGTAACATCAGAGCAGCTGATGAGCCAAAAGCAGAGGCTGCGCCCTGTGAGGCCAGCTGCACTCTCTGACCTCTCACACATCCCTGAGAATTCCTTGAATGATATCTCCATCATCCTGAAGACTGCCATCACTAAACGTCGTGATGCCTTTGATGAGGGACTCAGCGGTCGAGACTCTTTTCGTTCAGAGGATGTGGACTGGTCAGATTGGCACTGA